In Ficedula albicollis isolate OC2 unplaced genomic scaffold, FicAlb1.5 N00457, whole genome shotgun sequence, the genomic stretch TTCCCAAGTTTTTTGGGCCATCCCCGCTCTCCCTGGATGATCCCACCCTCATTCCCAGTAAATTCCCATCTTTATTGGgtgatcccagctctccctggatgATCCCACCCTCACTTCCAAGAAATTCCCATATTTTTTGGGATGATTCCTGGGTGATTCCCACCTTTTCTGGGTTGATCCTCCTCTTCCTGAGGTgattttccctctcccctcagtgatcccagctctccctgtgtcATCTCCTGGGTGATTCCCATCTTTTTTGGGTGATCCCTCCTTTCCTCCGGTGATTCCCTCTCTCCCATTCTAATCCCCcactcctggagcagcactccgagccaaaaaaatcccaaatcccgccCACCCCAACCCATCCTGCCTCCAACTCTGCCAAGCAGCGGGATCACCTcccagcaaaataaaaccagagcctaaatccccttttcttttctttcccccccttAATTTCCAGCAGGTTTTCTGCAAAatcccagccccgctcccgggaatgctgggctgcagcattCCAGCTGCGATCACACCGTGTCTCTTCCCATCTCGTCACATTCCCTCCTCGCCGGGATGAATCATCcttcctcccccctcctcctcttcccaaacATCCACAGGCACAAcaaatcccagccctggtggCCCCTTTCCCTTCAGCGTTCCCATCAGGGAAAAGTCAGGAGCAGCTTCCTGGAATCGGAATGAAAATTCAGCcctgagaggggctggaaaggatccgtctcaaaaataataataataataaaaaaatttaaaatttaaaaaagagacaGGAGATGCTGTTAACTGGGCTCCACCACCACAATTCCCTAAattctgggagctgctctgaggatGAATCACCAGAagctcccaaaatcctgggattgCTGCAGAAGTTGGATTTATCCCTGTTTGGAGGGgctgggtggggacaggtggggctggaggtgacttgggggggggggggggggggggggggggggggggggggggggggggggggggggggctcttccggGTGGGATCAGCACCTTCCAGACCCAAAGTGAGCTTGGAATACTCAGTGTAAAGCTCTCGGAATTCCTGAGGAAAACATCCTGGCCGTGAAAAAGCAGGAATCAGGAAAAGGGGCACGCCTGAGTGTGAAACCACCcctgaggagggagaggaggaatttgggaattttggggagctggggaaaacCAGGCACTTGGGAAGGTTCTGGAAACTGGGAATTGGgctgtggggaagaaaaaaacggtgtgaaaagcagggagaggaattTAAGGAGACAGGGATGAAGCAGGGAAGAGAgtgagggaagggggagagcagaggagaagcGACAGCGCCCGGCCCACAGGGTGGGAATTTTCTCACCCAGGGATGAAAGCAGCAGCGAGGATCCAGAGTAGTGGGAAAAGATGGGAATTTCATCCCTGAGGAAAGGCTGTGACCTGCCAGAGCTGGCACCCTGCTGGGCACATCCTCAGGGGACAAACGCGGGCATTGGGGGGCACGGCCAAGCCCACGGAGAGACCCTCGGGAAAGGgagcctgggaatggggatttgggaagggggaTCCTGGaagggggatttgggatgagggaTTAGAGAagaaggatttgggaaagggaatttggaagagggatttgggaagaaGGATCCTGggaagtgggatttgggaagggggatttgggaagtgggatttgggaagggggatttgggaagaaggatcctgggaatggggattttGGAAGGGAGATTTGGGAAGAGGGATCCCatgccagggacacacagctTGTCCCTTGTCCATGGCACGGCCAAGCCCACCTGTGTCACTGCCAGCTCCatgggggtgacactgggtgacgCTGGGACCTCGGGAACAGGAAACCCAAAGCCACTTTTCTCCCGACCACGGCACAGCCgaatcccaccccaaatcctcctcctcaCCGAAATCCCCCTATTCCACCAGCACAAAACTCCCAGAATGCTGATTTCCcctcacccagcagcaggatcccCTCAAATCCCACAGCTCGGAGCCACGGCCAGGGTGGGTTTGTTCCAtaaaaatggtgggaaaaaatggaattatttcctGTGTGAATCGAGGGAAGCTATGCCATTGCCAGACCCGGCAGAGAAGGGGTGGATGGGCCAgaatatttacattaaaattattaaagttATTAAAGTTATTAAAGTTattaaagttattaaaattattaaaattattattattatcattatcatcatcatcattagatcggaagagcggttcagcagggggggggggggggggggggggggggggggggggggggggggggggggggggggggggggggggggggggggggggggggggggggggggggggggggggggggggggggggggggggggggggggggggggggggggggggggggggggggggggggggggggggaatatttacattaaaattattaaaattattaaaattattaaaattattaaaattattattattatcaataTCAtaatcattatcattattataattataattattattactaatattactattattattatataaatataattacaaatcttatttaattaattatgattattatttaaCGACCAATTTCTAAGCCAAAACCACCACCAGGACTCCACCAGAGACACCAACCACCGAGCTCACCCCATCCATTCTCCCGGatttccccagcacaggaaaaacaggaaaattccGTCACCCAAGGAAGGTGATGGAGAAGAAACCCAGGGACAATTCCATGGATAATCCCAACAGGATTGGggtgcaggaaaagcaggagcagcccccacACATCCCGATCCCACCAAGTCCCACCTCGTGTCACCGCTGTCACGGCCAAACCCACCCGTGACCCTCCCGTGTCACTGTGGAGGTGACGCCGGGACCTCGGGAAGAGAAATCCCCGCTCCTTCCTCTTCCCGCTTTTCACGGGATCAGGGAACGCCTTGGGTTGGAAACAACCTCAGAACTCATCCAGGGCCGCCTTCCcctagcccaggttgctccatcCAGTCTCACCCTGTCCCTTTGCGGGACATTTGCGGGGACACCACCGCCAGGGAGACCCCTCAGGGTTGTCCCCAACCGCATCCCAAGCATTCCCAGGAAAACCATCGCCAGGAACGCCGCACACGTCCCGTCGCCACCTCCGAGAGCTCAGGGACACGGCCACCGCGATGTCCCCAACCTGAAGGAGCCACCATGACATCCGCAAAGTGGAGGAGCCACCGCAACGTCCCCAACATGGAGGAGCCACCGTGATGTCCCCAACACGAAGGAGCCACCGTGATGTCCCCAACATGGAGGAGCCACCGCAATGTCCCCAACGTGGAGGAGTCGCCATGATATCCTCAAGGCAAAAGAGCCACCACAATGTCTCAAACACAAAGGAGCCACCGTAATGTCCCCAAGGTGGAGGAGCTACCGTGATGTCCCCAACATGAAGGAGTTACCACGATGTCCCCAACGCGGAGGAGCCACCGCAATGTCCCCAAGGCGGAGGAGCTACCGTGATGTCCCCAACACAAAGGAGCCACCACGATGCCTCCAACGTGAAGGAACCACCGTGATGTCCCCAGTGCAGAGGAGCCACCGTGATGTCCCCAACACGGAGGAGCCACCGTGATGTATGCCTCCAACATGAAGGAACCACCGTGATGTCCCCAGTGCAGAGGAGCCACCGTGATGTCCCCAACACGGAGGAGCCACCGTGATGTCCTCAACGCAAAGGAGCCACCACAACATCCCCAATGCAGAGGAGCCACTGCAAGGTCCCCAACACGGAGGAGCCACCGCAAGGTCCCCAACGTGGAGGAGCCACCGCGACGTCCCCACTGCGATGTCCCCAACGTGGAGGAGTCACTGTGGCGTCCCCAACACAGAGGAGCCACCGCGACGTCTCCAGCTCGATGTCCTCAATGTGGAGGAGCCACCACAACATTCGCAAGGCGGAGGAGCCACCGCGATGTCCCCAGCGCGATGTCCCCACCGCGATGTCCCCACCGCGATGTCCCCACCGTGGGTCTCACCTGCGTCTCGGAGAGGTTGAGTTGCCGCGCTAACTCCGTCCTTTCCCGGCCCACCACGTACTGGCAGCgctggaattccagctccaggcGGTAGAGCTGCTCCGCCGTGAAGGACGTCCGCGTCCGCTTGGGCCGGTCCAGGTCCAGCCCCTTGGGCAGCACGATCTCCCGGATCGTCCCTTTGGCATCTGGGTGGGATAACGGGGACAAAcgtcaggaaaaaacaaaaaaaaaaccccaaaaagaaTCAgtgcaaaaatgcaaaaatgcgGTTATTTatggggagggggaaatgggaaatgaatGGAATTAAAACGGAGAATAAATGGAGAACGAACGGaattaaaaaggagaataaatggAGAATGAATGGAATTAAAATGGAGAATGAATGGAATTAAAATGgagaataaatggaaaataaatggaattaaaaCGGAGcataaagggaaaataaatggaaaataaatgggaaaaaaaaggagaataaatggaattaaaatGGAGCATAAAAGGagaataaagggaaaataaat encodes the following:
- the VAX2 gene encoding ventral anterior homeobox 2, which codes for SGGTGGGFKDIPGTSAVSPGSSKQCAPDTESPSGTGEADYCRRILVRDAKGTIREIVLPKGLDLDRPKRTRTSFTAEQLYRLELEFQRCQYVVGRERTELARQLNLSETQVGDIAVAVSLSSRRWRRDVCGVPGDGFPGNAWDAAPFPEGLSVGLAVPPNAREAAPDFSLMGTLKGKGPPGLGFVVPVDVWEEEEGGGRMIHPGEEGM